The following nucleotide sequence is from Drosophila kikkawai strain 14028-0561.14 chromosome 2L, DkikHiC1v2, whole genome shotgun sequence.
CCATGTCCACACAGCCACCCTGATGATCGGCCTGTGGCACCTGGTAAGTTGACCTTTTGAGGCACCAAAGTGCAGCTAAGGGCGTATACACACCTGTACTTGCTTGCGCCAACGCCGTCACCCACGCATGCAATTTGTCAGTGGGCTGTGCGAAATTTGACCCTGTTCAGTGTCACGGAGGGGAAAAATCAATTGGCaagccgccgccgagtcactGTCAAACTGTACGAAGCCAGTAactctggcaaaaaaaaaagtcgcAGCTTTCCCCGCCTGTGACGTCAATGGAATCGAATTTTTTAGTGCGTCAGctgatgtattttttttttatttattatttattttattaattacaatGTTATATGAAACTAACCTTTCACAATTTCGTGACTCCGCATGCCATGACTCAACACTGAGAGAATTATGTAGGCAGTTGGTTTAGCAATCAGAAAAAATTAATGCAAGCTTACCAGAACCGGATACTGGGTATAAAgttgtttattaataataatgaagaGTGGTTTTACtattaaaatgaatattatttattgtaacTTTAAGAAACAAACACTATAATTAATTCCTGTTATGATTTAGAAAggaaatttctttattataagGAATTTTACAATATTCAGAAAAGATTGTTTATAATatgaaccaaaaaaaaaaaaaaaatgactaGAAGAGTTAATCGAAATTAAAGCTAAAAACTGGTATTAATATCATTATTTCACATACATATCTGTATGATTCAGagcaaacataaacaatattGAAATTATACAAATCTATGGCTCTTGAAAACCCTAcggaattaaattattatatttattttctctgtaCTCCGTTCGTGTGCATCCACTGATCCGCACATTTTCTCCTAATGCCGTTCCTCCTGCTTTGATATCGCTTGTTTATTACCGCTCAGGTCACGTTTTGCTGTAAAACTCTCGTCACATGCGGCCGTGATTGCAGTTGGACAAGCACTGGAGGAGCTATCAGCAGCACCTACCGGCAATCTCGAGGGTCtctttgtttactttctgTATATTAGAGATAGTTTTAGCGGTTTGTTGTTTTCCAGCAAATCCAGAAATCGAAGCCTATTGTTGACTCACTGCGATTGCAGATTGCAGATAAGCTGCGGCATTATGTTTctaaagtttttaatagactaagcaaaaacaaagaaaaatactGCATCAAAGGTTGCGAGGTGTCGTCAAAAGCTAAAAAGGCGGCCTTCAACTTGAGCAACAGATGCTTCAGATACTGCTATACTGTATCGTATATCCAGCTATGGCCATTTGAGCAAACAGTAATGAGATACAGACTCGTGTTTCTATGAGCTGTTTcagttatttttaagaactaCACGTACCCGACGACGGATGATGCGAAAATATTTACTCTTCTGAGCGGCTTTACTCTTGCCTTTGCTGGCGTACATATATCTTTCTTCTGGAGGAATGTTCTTGATGTGGCGGCCGAGTCATAAATCCGGGAATTGTTAATTCAGCTGTCATCTATCAGCACACAGGCTGCAAATCAAAGCTGGCGGACGAGCCTTATCTATTTTTGCTTATCATGATGAGCTCGGACCCGCACACTCCGCACTCCGCACTCCGCAAAGCACACACCCCACACCACACCACCTGCAAAACGCACTTGGGAAACTTTTAGATTTTGAGATATCTCTGAATTCCCCTCTGAATTCTTGACGCTTTATATTGTTCTACATTAATCAGAACCAAGCTAGGAACGCTGCTAACTTCTAAACGTtttcaaaacattttccaaAATATTGCTGCCAGAAATCAATCAGTTTAATAATTATAGAATTGTGGAAAAGTCccgcttttttattttgatttaatttcaacCGGACAATATAAGTTGTGCATCTGCGGGTGCATCCAGTTGAGGAAGGATGTGACCCGGGTATTAATGCCCATTGCATAGGCACTTTCCGCACAACTTTTGCCCCTACTAATAATACCAATCAAGTGTTGCCTGCCCTTAATCAGGTAGACTGGACCCCCAGAATCGAACTGACAGGAGTCGCGGTGTCTGCCCGAGTGATCGTAGGCGCATATCTGACTTGGCAATATGGTGTCAAGTCCCTGGTACTCGGCCTGGCACACTTCATTGGTGGTCACGATCAGGTTGATCTTGCGTAAACCATTTGTTATAGGTCCACCGAATTTAGATGTTCCGAATCCGACCACTACGACGGACTCGTATTCGAACGTTTGATTCCTTAGCAGAACatatgtattaatattaaCTAGAGTTTTCATTATGAACATTATTGTAAACTCACGATCCCACGGGCATTAGGCAAGCAGGACCTACACCACGACTCCAGAACATATTTTCAACCGTTACCAAGATCGCAATATCGTGCTGGCTGTGGGGTATCGATCGTTGTATCATAAACCTTTTGTAGTACTTGGACGCGGTCGCTAGAAGAATCAAGTGGAATGTAAACGTTATATACAGTATATATGATGAGCTCGTCATCTAACCTTATatagttttcatttaaaataaagccgTGATACTTACGATTCTTAAGATCGGTTGTGCCAGGAATAGCTGCAATATGCGATGCAAGGCGCACGTGTTTGAGGCAATGGGCAGCCGTCAGAATATATCTACGAGCcactaaaaaaatacaacaaaaatataacaatatttatacatttagaATTATTCCCACCAAAAGGTTCTCTCTAGACGGTTGGTCACATCCTTGAGAGCTACCATGCTAGGAAATTCACCAACATGCGCGTTTTCTCCATTGACGATCCGACGATCTATGGCCGTTGACCAGCCGCAAGTGCAGGTTCGAGGTCTGAACTTGTACCGACAAGGAGGATGTTTTCTGGGGTAATGTCGCGACTTCACGTGAATGGTTTGGGTGGCATCACAGTGCTCATTGGCCAGCACGACAGGTACTAGCAGTATTAGGGTTAGCCAGCGGCAAATCATTTTCAATAACTGGGCTCCATACCAGCCAAGATATCCAAAGCTACAAGTTCCTAAATAAAGCTATTCGTTCTAGTTCAAATGCAGTCGATTTGCCAATTGCATTCTTTCATCTTGGATccttaagaaaatattgatttttaattaaagcaggTGAAGTCACCTAGTTTTGTTTTGACCAGATTATTATCTAGATATCCCGATTAAGTATACCTAAGTAGTCCTAGTAGCCTTGCAAAGCTCTAGAAACCGGGAAGTAGAGGAAACCTCAGATGGCAACTCCTCTGCCAAACAGGAGAGTTACTCCAGCCTGTTTCGAAACTTTGGCAACAAACAGATATGGATCAGTAGCAGGTCACACCGCGTTCATATACAACTATATTCATGGATGGATGAAAGATAGGAGCCGCTTGCGGAACTCCTGAAAGTGTACCAAGCGCCCAAATTTTTGGATGTAACATAGCGGCACTTGTAAGCCAATACAATCTAGTTTTAACCACATATTTAGAGGATTCAGCTGCTTTCTTATATTGTTGAAATATATCTTTATCTATTTAAAATGCCTTAAAATCTTTTAACTATCATAATTAGTTACTTACACAAGTATCCTATTTTACTtgcagtttttaaatattttggcttTAAGCGTTCTTGCCGTTATCTGGCGCAATCCCGAGATGATGGACGAGCTGGAGGGCGGAGGCACTCATGACTACACCGTCGACCTGAGCGCCCCGGCACTGCCTACGCCGCTGAGCAAAGTCGATCCGCCGTATGCCTACCGCGATCATTCCTTCAACTATCGTAAGCGTTACCGTAAGCAGTGGAGAGAACCAACGGTGCAACGAATTTAAATTCACGTTTTCCACCCCCCTTTTTGCAGAGAACTTTGACATGGGCGGCTTGGTCTGCACCTGCATGATAGCCATTACGCTGATGATGATCTACGGCACTATCAAGGGGAAACCCTCGCATCTTTTGCCCTTCTTCTGCCTGCAGTTGTTTGATTTCGCCATAACCACGTGAGGACTATAGTTAGGGGGTGACTGCAGAAATCTCTAGGGATCTTGTCTGTAATCTGGTCTCCCTTAGGGGTTTCTGCGACCCTGTCAGTAGCGATTAGTATATTAATACCGTGATTTAATTTGCTACTACAGGCTGACTGCCGCTGGATATCTGTGCTACCTGCAGGCCATCCACAGCATCATTGCCGAATCGCATCGCTTGCCGTGGCGCGAGAAGCTGCTGGAACTGCCGCCCGAGGAGCTGGTCGTCGTGGTCCTGGTCGTCTTTATCTGCATTGTTTTCCTCAAGGCCTATTGCATTGGCATCGTTTGGCGCTGCTACAAGTACTTGACCCTTCGCCAGCAGCATGTTCGCACCCTGTTCCCCTTCCTGGAGCCGCCAACTGGTGTGCACAGCGTGGGCGGAGCTTTTGGCGCCGAGGAGCGTTCGTACTCCACCTTGTTGCCCAATTACGATGAGGCGATTGCCCAATACTTGAAGCAGGCTCCGCCGCCGTCCTATCAGGTGGCCATGTCGAACTATCCTGAGGATGAGGGCACAGCCGAGGGGGGCGAGGTTAATCCATCGGTGGCACCGTTGTTTGTTGCCCTTGGAGCAGCCACCACGGCCAATGCCGCCTCCAACACGGATGACAACCTGGACAACAACAATGATATaccgaacaacaacaataccGTGCATGTGAACGCCAACACGCCACCGATGCGCCGAAGCGATGCCGCCGTGAATGCCAACATCGATGGGgaggacgatgacgatgacgacttGGAGGTGATCGACGCTGGCGTGGAGGTGATCGGAGGCAttccaccgccaccgccgtaCAACGATGTGGCCGACGCCCAAGTGCAGGTGCCATCGCAGTCGCCACTGCACCGTGAACCCCACATTCCGGGACAAGTGTTTGGTGGGCGCGATGAGAGCCAGGCTTAAGTTATTGATTTGGATCAGTTTGTTTCTCATGGCGAGTGGGTTGTGACACacgcaaacacacacgcaccccCTCTCCCACATCCCGTTCTTGCCCCGACGACCTGCTTTCATTCCCGGCACACAGGCACACGGTCTTTATAGTCGCTTCGATGCAATTGATCAGTGTTGGTGTTTTCAGAGAAACGAAACCGAAACGAGTTTTCGCTTTTAGCCGTCGCTCATTATTGTTGTTTAACGTACAATTAAGATGCTCTAGTTGCTGCTCATTAAGTAAACATACAACaccaaaaacagaaaaacattTTGCGATGCTGGCAAGGAAAGCTTCAATTCCTTTTCGGCCGCATCTAAGCTGCAGCAGTCTGTTAGAACCGTTTCTCATTTAGCCCGAGTTAGCCTGAGCACCTCAGAGTTAGTCTAGATCCAAGTAGTTGTTAccagatagagagagagagtgtcgCTTTCCAAACGGATGTTCTATGTTCTAAGCTATATCTCGTAAGACTCTATGCATATTGATTACCGAGTACTGAATCCACAGCACAGGCATGCATACATAATCCATTTAAtacgatatatacatatatcactTGTATTTTACTATTGTGTATCGATACCACAGCAAGCGAACAgttttatgtatgtacaataTCTAAATGTATAACTGTATACTAAATATGCAGAGATATTCGAataaatattagtttatattacaattattcattgctttttgttttgtagtattaatattaataaatgaaatctCTTAGAGAATGGAACTGTTACATGTTGGGATAGAAAAACCTGATTTTGATGATATGAATTGGAAGGAATCTATACGAAGCGTTGGGGATATTGCCCTGAGAGGGATGCTAGCTTTATTATGCTAGAAATCACGGTTTATTCTTACCCAGTGAACTAAAGCTCTGGGAGCGATATTACAAGAGTTGCGTAAAAGTAAACAACTGGCTTTTAGGATgcgaaaacaataaaaaactaaccaaggccccaaaaataatgaattttcGGTAGTTCGAAAACAAATCGTTTGCGACTCTTTAGCGACATCTTTAACGAAGAGATGTTAATATTAGTATAGCGAGATAAAGGCTGAAATGGTTTTGACTTAGTAAACGCCCATTTCTGAGTTTGTCTTTTCGACACTTAGCGAGACTTTAGTCAATATAAACGCTCATTTATACTGTTGTTTGCGATATACAAAGTAGTGGGTCGAAAGTTAAGCATTTTTCGACCTTTTTTGTACTTATTATGTacctatattttattaaggattaatagcaaaaaaacaaataaattcagctttaaaaaaaaacttaaattatcagaaaatttagttttgtttccctctccttataaaataatagaagTTACCCacatttaggttcaaatatacgataatttcatgccgatGATAATAGATTTGATTCACTTCGTCATGATACAACGTTTTTTATGAATGGTGACCGAAACATAggtaaaaacgaaaaaattaaaagtaaatttaaagtttttattgcGCCTTATACCTTGCGTacataattgatttttaaagttcGAATTCTATGTTATTTTTCTCCTTAAGCGAAATGTTTacgcatttaaattaatgagtAATCAGTATTCACGAATCCAAAGTGACCCCGAATGCATTGAAGCACTTAATCCCAGGGAACTCCCCGTAAGAAAAGCACCCGCTGAGTTTGCATGTGTgtgatatttgtatttttacgtttttatatgaaatttattttattaaaacttttttttttttttgttttttaatgcatTCTTTTGGCGAACTTAGGCCTTCCAGTTGGACCAGGTTTTGATCTCGTTCCAGATGTTGGTGCCGGGGCACTCGGTGGAGCCGACCTGACGATGGCCGTACAGGATGTAGCCGGACACGATCTGGCCGCGGGACACGGCGTCGGAGAGCAGACCCTTGGCAGCGGTGATCTGGGCGGAGGTGATCTTGTCGGTGTTGTAGTTACCCAGGAAGGAGATGCCAATGGACTTGGAGTTCCAGTTGGTGGCATGGGCTCCCATCACGTTCCAACCACGTCCCTCGTACACGTTGCCATCGCCGCCGATGAGGAAGTTGTAGCCGATATCGGCCCAGCCCAGGGAGTCCATGTGGTAGGCCTGGATGTTCTTCAGCTGGGTGATGCAAGCGGCCTTGGTGGAGCAGTAGTTGCCGGCGGTGTGGTGGATGACGGCATAGCTCAGCTTGGAGGCCAGGGTGGACTTGCTCTTGGCTGAACGGCCTCCCCACTCCGACTTCGAGATGATGGTGACGCCGAGAACGGCCTGGGCGCAGAAGAGAACGGCCAGAAGGACGAGAGCTTTGTTTGCCATGGTTGCGGATCGATTGTGTGCCCTGTAGCGGAATCGGACCCTTATATAGTCGGAAACTCGGCTTATCGCCTGACAGCCGATGTGAAGTTCGCGGACGATCCAGGCGTGTGCTTCCATCTGATACGGCGGGGACTATCTGGTGGCCAGATCCCGATACGGCGATGACGACGGTCCCAATCACACTTCTAATCAGGCCAAgtggcattaattaatttgtctAAAATACCCGCCCCTCAGGACGGCTAAAAGAGTGTATATTGGTCTCAACAAAGACCTATCAAAATATTGTGAATGGATCTGGTGAGGGGCCAGAATTTCCAGTTTTTAAAGTAGCTTTACCTTCATTATCATCCAGAag
It contains:
- the LOC138927939 gene encoding venom serine protease-like, producing MICRWLTLILLVPVVLANEHCDATQTIHVKSRHYPRKHPPCRYKFRPRTCTCGWSTAIDRRIVNGENAHVVARRYILTAAHCLKHVRLASHIAAIPGTTDLKNPTASKYYKRFMIQRSIPHSQHDIAILVTVENMFWSRGVGPACLMPVGSNQTFEYESVVVVGFGTSKFGGPITNGLRKINLIVTTNEVCQAEYQGLDTILPSQICAYDHSGRHRDSCQFDSGGPVYLIKGRQHLIGIISRGKSCAESAYAMGINTRVTSFLNWMHPQMHNLYCPVEIKSK
- the PGRP-SC2 gene encoding peptidoglycan-recognition protein SC2, whose amino-acid sequence is MANKALVLLAVLFCAQAVLGVTIISKSEWGGRSAKSKSTLASKLSYAVIHHTAGNYCSTKAACITQLKNIQAYHMDSLGWADIGYNFLIGGDGNVYEGRGWNVMGAHATNWNSKSIGISFLGNYNTDKITSAQITAAKGLLSDAVSRGQIVSGYILYGHRQVGSTECPGTNIWNEIKTWSNWKA
- the LOC108078506 gene encoding tetraspanning orphan receptor isoform X2; the protein is MFRIHLKMGPQRNQLHSTAAAASNNNGAAGASSSGGGNRHLKEFTCCFGLHVHTATLMIGLWHLFLNILALSVLAVIWRNPEMMDELEGGGTHDYTVDLSAPALPTPLSKVDPPYAYRDHSFNYQNFDMGGLVCTCMIAITLMMIYGTIKGKPSHLLPFFCLQLFDFAITTLTAAGYLCYLQAIHSIIAESHRLPWREKLLELPPEELVVVVLVVFICIVFLKAYCIGIVWRCYKYLTLRQQHVRTLFPFLEPPTGVHSVGGAFGAEERSYSTLLPNYDEAIAQYLKQAPPPSYQVAMSNYPEDEGTAEGGEVNPSVAPLFVALGAATTANAASNTDDNLDNNNDIPNNNNTVHVNANTPPMRRSDAAVNANIDGEDDDDDDLEVIDAGVEVIGGIPPPPPYNDVADAQVQVPSQSPLHREPHIPGQVFGGRDESQA
- the LOC108078506 gene encoding tetraspanning orphan receptor isoform X1, which translates into the protein MFRIHLKMGPQRNQLHSTAAAASNNNGAAGASSSGGGNRHLKEFTCCFGLHVHTATLMIGLWHLFLNILALSVLAVIWRNPEMMDELEGGGTHDYTVDLSAPALPTPLSKVDPPYAYRDHSFNYRKRYQNFDMGGLVCTCMIAITLMMIYGTIKGKPSHLLPFFCLQLFDFAITTLTAAGYLCYLQAIHSIIAESHRLPWREKLLELPPEELVVVVLVVFICIVFLKAYCIGIVWRCYKYLTLRQQHVRTLFPFLEPPTGVHSVGGAFGAEERSYSTLLPNYDEAIAQYLKQAPPPSYQVAMSNYPEDEGTAEGGEVNPSVAPLFVALGAATTANAASNTDDNLDNNNDIPNNNNTVHVNANTPPMRRSDAAVNANIDGEDDDDDDLEVIDAGVEVIGGIPPPPPYNDVADAQVQVPSQSPLHREPHIPGQVFGGRDESQA